One window of Oncorhynchus masou masou isolate Uvic2021 chromosome 33, UVic_Omas_1.1, whole genome shotgun sequence genomic DNA carries:
- the wnt5a gene encoding protein Wnt-5a yields MLFLRRLVRVCCPSAPAGSVLDSRPCVFALTLLTLLLQVVVEANSWWSLAMNPLLIPEAYIIGAQPLCSQLVGLSQGQKKLCQLYQDHMQYIGEGAKTGIRECQYQFRHRRWNCSTVDNSSVFGRVMQIGSRETAFTYAISAAGVVNAVSRACREGELSSCGCSRAARPKDLPRDWLWGGCGDNLNYGYRFSKEFVDAREREKSYAKGSFESARLMMNLHNNEAGRRTVSDLAHVSCKCHGVSGSCSLKTCWLQLADFRKVGETLKEKYDSAASMKLNLRGKLVQRDSKFNPPTSHDLVYIESSPDYCLSNQSTGSLGTVGRLCNKTSEGMDGCELMCCGRGYDQYKAQIVERCHCKFHWCCYVKCKRCTRTVDQFVCK; encoded by the exons ATGTTGTTCCTGCGGAGGCTGGTGCGTGTATGCTGTCCCTCGGCACCGGCGGGGAGTGTGTTGGACTCCAGACCGTGTGTGTTCGCCCTCACACTGCTCACACTGCTCCTGCAGGTGGTGGTGGAGGCCAACTCATGGTG GTCTCTAGCCATGAACCCTCTGCTGATCCCTGAGGCCTACATCATCGGTGCCCAGCCTCTGTGCAGCCAGCTGGTGGGTCTGTCCCAGGGCCAGAAGAAGCTGTGCCAGCTCTACCAGGACCACATGCAGTACATTGGCGAGGGCGCCAAGACGGGCATCAGGGAGTGTCAGTACCAGTTCAGACACCGCCGGTGGAACTGCAGCACCGTGGACAACTCCTCCGTGTTCGGACGGGTCATGCAGATAG GAAGCAGAGAAACAGCGTTTACTTATGCCATCAGCGCGGCGGGGGTGGTCAATGCTGTGAGCAGGGCTTGCAGAGAGGGGGAGCTGTCGAGCTGCGGCTGCAGTCGTGCTGCACGTCCCAAAGACCTGCCTCGTGATTGGCTGTGGGGCGGCTGCGGGGACAACCTGAACTATGGCTACAGATTCTCTAAAGAGTTTGTTGACGCGCGGGAGCGGGAGAAGAGCTATGCCAAGGGATCCTTTGAGAGTGCCCGGCTCATGATGAACCTACACAATAACGAGGCTGGACGGAGG ACTGTGTCGGACTTGGCCCATGTCTCCTGTAAGTGCCATGGTGTGTCGGGCTCCTGCAGTCTGAAAACGTGCTGGCTGCAGCTGGCAGACTTCCGCAAGGTGGGCGAGACCCTGAAGGAGAAGTACGACAGCGCTGCCTCCATGAAGCTCAACTTGCGTGGCAAGCTGGTGCAGCGGGACAGCAAGTTCAACCCCCCCACCAGCCATGACCTGGTCTACATCGAGTCCAgcccagactactgtctgtccAACCAGAGCACAGGCTCCCTGGGTACTGTAGGCAGGCTGTGCAATAAGACCTCGGAGGGCATGGATGGCTGTGAGCTGATGTGCTGTGGCCGGGGCTATGACCAGTACAAGGCCCAGATTGTGGAGCGATGCCACTGCAAGTTCCACTGGTGCTGCTATGTCAAGTGCAAGCGCTGCACCAGAACCGTGGACCAGTTCGTCTgcaagtga